The sequence CGTCTGGCCGGAGAAGACGAGACCACCTATTTATTGAGGGAACCGGCCAACCGCCGCCGCCTGCTGGAGGCGGTGGAGAACATCCGCAAGGGACGCGATATCGAGGCCAAGGAGCTGCTGCCGGATGATTAGCTTCGAGCGCCAGGCTTGGGAGGATTACCTGTACTGGCAGAAACACGACAAGGCCAAACTCAGGCGCATCAATCAGTTGATCCGGGACATCCAGCGCGATCCATTCACCGGCCTTGGCAAACCTGAACCGCTCAAGCATGAACTGGCCGGCTTCT comes from Methylomarinovum tepidoasis and encodes:
- a CDS encoding Txe/YoeB family addiction module toxin; its protein translation is MISFERQAWEDYLYWQKHDKAKLRRINQLIRDIQRDPFTGLGKPEPLKHELAGFWSRRIDHEHRLVYTVQGDHVIIAQCRYHYD